The following are encoded together in the Pempheris klunzingeri isolate RE-2024b chromosome 24, fPemKlu1.hap1, whole genome shotgun sequence genome:
- the acp2 gene encoding lysosomal acid phosphatase: MVAAALLFLLMVCSVCEKAAAERKLVYVTVLFRHGDRSPVKAYPTDPHQESAWPQGFGQLSQEGMRQHYELGHFLRNRYKEFLNESYDRHEILVRSTDYDRTLMSAEANLAGLYPPSGRQVFTPNLQWQPIPVHTVPQNAERLLSFPLNDCPRFKQLMNETEHTEEFLNVTTTYQDIIELVRNRTGLAKTTVESVWSVYDTLFCESRHNKSAPDWVTPDVMEKLRVLKDFGFQVIFGVYKQQEKSRLQGGILLGEIVKNLSKMAVSDPKQRLKLMVLSAHDTTVAALQASLNVFNGRQPPYASCHICELYRDDNGSASVSMFYRNDSTVAPYPLQLPGCSLDCPLEEFVRITKLSISEDRDKECQVPSEGREKEVIISLAVSGCLLFLLIALLLGVICWQKEPISNQGYRHVINQEVGEES; encoded by the exons ATGGTGGCTGCCGCTCTACTCTTCTTATTAATGGTGTGCTCTGTCTgtgaaaaagctgcagcagaaagaaaacTAGTTTATGTGACTGTG tTGTTTCGGCATGGTGACAGGTCACCAGTCAAAGCCTATCCTACTGACCCTCACCAAGAGAGCGCCTGGCCACAAGGCTTTGGACAGCTGTCGCAG gaagGGATGAGGCAGCACTACGAGCTGGGCCACTTTCTGAGGAACCGATACAAAGAATTCCTCAATGAATCCTATGACAGGCACGAG ATTTTGGTTCGCAGTACAGACTACGATCGCACCCTGATGAGCGCTGAGGCCAACCTCGCAG GGCTCTACCCGCCCAGCGGTCGGCAGGTGTTCACACCAAACCTGCAGTGGCAGCCAATACCCGTACACACCGTGCCACAAAATGCAGAGAGG CTCCTCTCGTTTCCTCTGAATGACTGCCCTCGCTTCAAACAGCTGATGAATGAAACCGAACACACAGAGGAATTTCTAAATGTCACCACCACATACCAG GACATTATAGAGCTGGTGAGAAATAGAACAGGACTGGCTAAGACTACAGTGGAATCTGTCTGGAGCGTGTACGACACACTCTTCTGtgag TCCCGTCACAACAAGTCGGCGCCTGACTGGGTGACCCCTGATGTTATGGAGAAGCTCCGAGTGCTCAAAGACTTTGGATTTCAG GTCATATTCGGGGTCTATAAACAACAAGAAAAGAGTCGGCTGcaaggag GTATCCTCTTGGGTGAAATAGTGAAGAATCTTTCCAAGATGGCCGTCTCAGACCCAAAACAGAGACTGAAACTGATGGTGCTGTCAGCG CATGACACCACCGTAGCCGCTCTTCAGGCCAGCTTGAATGTGTTCAACGGAAGACAACCGCCATACGCCTCCTGTCACATATGTGAGCTGTACAGGGACGACAAcgg CTCTGCCTCGGTGTCCATGTTTTACCGGAATGACAGCACAGTGGCGCCCTACCCCCTGCAGCTACCCGGCTGCTCCCTTGACTGCCCCCTAGAGGAGTTCGTGAGAATTACAAAGCTCTCCATTTCAGAAGACAGGGACAAAGAGTGTCAAGTGCCTTcagaagggagagaaaaag AAGTGATCATCAGTCTGGCGGTGTCTGGAtgcctgctcttcctcctcatcgCCCTCCTCCTTGGCGTCATTTGTTGGCAGAAGGAGCCAATCAGCAACCAGGGATACCGCCACGTGATCAACCAGGAAGTGGGAGAGGAATCCTGA